Proteins encoded by one window of Rhodopirellula islandica:
- a CDS encoding NADPH-dependent FMN reductase, producing MSQGMHLVISSSLHPTSRSRILARSVAERLRGQSREVEVFDLSVRTLPPCDGATAYGNEEVIALGELVRSAEAIFIASPVYNYDVNAAIKNAVELTGKAWTDKTVALLLAAGGQGSYMSVMGLANSLMLDFRCLIVPRFVYATGESFEGDSLADDEIARRVDTLVEETLRISDALNV from the coding sequence TTGAGCCAGGGCATGCATCTCGTCATCAGTTCCAGCCTTCACCCCACCAGTCGCAGCCGAATTCTGGCGAGATCGGTTGCGGAGCGACTGCGTGGGCAGAGCCGCGAAGTGGAAGTGTTCGACCTGTCCGTGCGGACTCTGCCACCCTGCGATGGTGCCACGGCGTACGGCAACGAAGAGGTGATTGCGCTGGGCGAATTGGTGCGTTCGGCAGAAGCGATTTTCATTGCCTCTCCGGTTTACAATTACGACGTCAACGCGGCGATCAAAAACGCGGTGGAGCTCACCGGGAAAGCCTGGACAGACAAAACGGTTGCCTTGTTGTTGGCCGCCGGTGGCCAGGGCAGTTACATGTCCGTGATGGGGTTGGCCAACAGCCTGATGCTGGATTTCCGCTGCTTGATCGTGCCGCGGTTTGTCTACGCAACCGGCGAGTCCTTCGAAGGCGATTCGTTGGCCGATGATGAAATCGCTCGGCGAGTCGACACGCTGGTGGAAGAAACGCTGCGGATCAGCGACGCACTCAACGTGTGA
- a CDS encoding WecB/TagA/CpsF family glycosyltransferase: MLDYGQHNVLGIGVNAIDYESAVDRILTAAKNHAPMAVTALAVHGVMTGVLDREHHYRLNQFDLVCPDGQPVRWALNRLHQRSFDGPALSDRVYGPELTLRLCAQAAKEDVPIFLFGATEDMLQQFADRLCERFEGLRIVGKRASAFRQITPEERDELAAEIRASGAQMCFVGLGCPRQEIFAYEMKEHLSMPLIAVGAAFAFHAGMLEQAPAWMQKNGLEWFFRLTREPGRLWRRYLYLNPAYVSLLTLQKLGIYRRKRDGGQSPSKELMFG, from the coding sequence ATGTTGGACTACGGACAACACAACGTGTTGGGCATTGGCGTCAATGCGATCGACTACGAATCCGCGGTGGATCGCATCCTCACCGCCGCGAAGAACCATGCCCCGATGGCGGTCACCGCCTTGGCCGTTCACGGCGTGATGACTGGTGTGCTCGACCGGGAACATCACTATCGACTCAACCAATTCGACCTGGTCTGCCCGGATGGGCAACCGGTGCGGTGGGCACTGAATCGATTGCACCAAAGATCCTTTGACGGACCTGCCTTGTCCGATCGTGTTTACGGCCCGGAACTGACGCTTCGCCTGTGCGCCCAGGCTGCCAAGGAAGACGTGCCGATCTTTTTGTTTGGTGCCACTGAAGACATGCTCCAGCAGTTCGCCGATCGTTTGTGCGAACGGTTCGAAGGCCTCCGCATCGTCGGCAAACGTGCCTCCGCGTTTCGACAAATCACCCCGGAAGAACGAGACGAACTGGCCGCAGAAATCCGGGCCAGCGGCGCTCAGATGTGTTTCGTAGGACTGGGTTGCCCCCGCCAGGAAATCTTCGCCTACGAAATGAAAGAACACCTCTCGATGCCTCTGATCGCGGTCGGCGCCGCCTTCGCCTTCCATGCCGGAATGCTGGAACAGGCACCGGCTTGGATGCAAAAGAACGGGCTGGAATGGTTCTTTCGCCTGACGCGAGAACCGGGCCGTCTGTGGCGGCGTTACCTGTACTTGAACCCCGCCTACGTTTCCTTGCTCACGCTTCAGAAGCTGGGCATCTACCGTCGCAAACGTGACGGCGGACAGTCACCGAGCAAAGAACTGATGTTTGGCTGA
- a CDS encoding polysaccharide deacetylase family protein yields MTQALIGSLSMDLDNKWAYLRAAGREDWESTSSYLPMATQRVVEMLGELNLPLTVFLVGRDLNVDSDVQAIQTFDQLSSWEAANHSLNHLPWMHTMSEPEIESEVMTTHDRIISTIGTRPVGFRGPGFSCPKEVLRVLIRNQYTYDASIFPTSVAPIARAVFLARTNLKGEQREKAKKLYGGFDSMRNPNRPFVRQEEVDGVVRPLQEIPVTTLPFLRAPIHFSYVTFLASFSVMAAKMYFTSSLRLCRLTGTSPSLLLHPPDFLGCEDDSDMAYFPGMKMKREKKLSFMRWALNKFARDFDVRTMLEQTQTLATTHAPVPQPATT; encoded by the coding sequence ATGACCCAAGCGTTGATCGGCAGCCTGTCGATGGATCTGGACAACAAATGGGCCTACCTCCGCGCTGCCGGGCGAGAGGACTGGGAGTCCACGTCGAGCTACCTTCCCATGGCCACGCAACGCGTCGTTGAGATGCTCGGCGAGCTGAACCTGCCTCTGACCGTGTTCTTGGTTGGACGAGATCTGAACGTCGATTCCGACGTCCAGGCCATCCAAACATTCGACCAACTTTCCAGCTGGGAAGCCGCGAATCATTCGCTCAATCATTTGCCGTGGATGCACACGATGAGCGAACCCGAAATCGAATCCGAGGTCATGACGACGCACGATCGAATCATCTCGACCATCGGCACCCGCCCGGTTGGTTTTCGAGGGCCAGGGTTCAGTTGCCCCAAGGAAGTGCTGCGAGTGCTGATCCGAAATCAGTACACCTACGATGCATCGATCTTTCCAACATCCGTGGCGCCGATCGCACGAGCTGTCTTTTTGGCTCGCACCAATCTGAAAGGCGAACAACGCGAAAAAGCGAAGAAGCTTTACGGTGGGTTCGATTCCATGCGAAACCCCAATCGCCCCTTTGTACGGCAGGAAGAGGTGGACGGCGTCGTTCGTCCACTGCAAGAGATCCCGGTCACCACGCTGCCCTTCCTGCGTGCTCCCATTCACTTCAGCTACGTCACTTTTTTGGCCAGTTTCAGCGTGATGGCGGCGAAGATGTATTTCACATCCTCGTTGCGGTTGTGTCGCCTGACCGGCACCTCGCCGTCGCTGCTTCTGCACCCGCCGGACTTTCTTGGGTGCGAAGACGATTCCGACATGGCTTACTTTCCCGGCATGAAAATGAAACGCGAAAAAAAGCTTTCATTCATGCGCTGGGCTCTCAACAAATTCGCTCGTGACTTTGATGTGCGAACCATGCTGGAACAAACCCAAACACTCGCGACCACGCACGCTCCCGTGCCTCAACCTGCAACCACTTGA
- the leuB gene encoding 3-isopropylmalate dehydrogenase — protein sequence MNSSIVLLPGDGIGPEIVEQARLVLAKVAERFGHTFQFSSHQIGGIAIDETGDPLPQATIDACRESAAILLGAVGGPKWDDPSAKTRPEAGLLKIRKELGLFANLRPIKLFDELAEASPLRADIVKGTDILFFRELTGGIYFGESGTSGSGDDETAFQSMTYSAGEVKRIVRMAAQAARGRSNRLTSVDKANVLEPSRLWRRVAAEVMANEFPDVQYDVVLVDSMAMHLINRPSEFDVVVTGNMFGDILTDEASMLPGSLGMLPSASLGDSGPGLYEPIHGSAPDIAGKGIANPLATILAAAMMLRHSLGLTEEAEAIEAAVAAVITDGLRTPDLARGDQSKSVSTDEMGAAVVAKLTV from the coding sequence ATGAATTCCTCCATCGTTTTGTTGCCCGGAGACGGGATCGGACCTGAAATCGTCGAGCAAGCCCGTTTGGTCCTGGCCAAGGTGGCGGAGCGATTCGGACACACGTTTCAGTTCAGTTCGCACCAGATTGGCGGAATCGCGATTGACGAGACTGGCGACCCACTCCCTCAGGCGACCATCGACGCCTGTCGTGAGTCCGCGGCGATTTTGTTGGGAGCGGTTGGCGGGCCGAAATGGGACGATCCATCGGCGAAGACTCGACCAGAAGCCGGGTTGTTGAAAATCCGCAAGGAGTTGGGTTTGTTCGCCAACTTACGCCCGATCAAGTTGTTCGATGAGTTGGCCGAGGCGTCCCCGTTGCGAGCGGACATCGTCAAAGGCACCGACATCCTGTTTTTTCGAGAACTGACCGGCGGGATTTACTTTGGCGAGTCGGGCACCTCCGGCAGCGGCGACGATGAAACCGCGTTCCAGTCGATGACCTATTCCGCTGGCGAGGTCAAACGGATCGTCCGCATGGCTGCTCAAGCCGCTCGCGGACGTTCGAATCGATTGACCAGCGTCGACAAGGCCAACGTTCTGGAACCGAGTCGATTGTGGCGACGTGTGGCCGCGGAAGTCATGGCCAACGAATTTCCTGACGTGCAGTACGACGTCGTGCTCGTCGACTCGATGGCGATGCACTTGATCAATCGCCCCTCGGAATTTGACGTGGTTGTCACCGGCAACATGTTCGGCGACATCCTGACCGATGAAGCGTCGATGTTGCCCGGGTCGCTTGGCATGCTGCCCAGTGCGTCGCTGGGCGACAGTGGGCCTGGATTGTATGAGCCCATTCACGGATCGGCACCGGACATCGCCGGCAAAGGCATCGCCAACCCGTTGGCGACCATTTTGGCAGCTGCGATGATGCTGCGGCATTCATTGGGGCTGACCGAGGAAGCCGAAGCCATCGAAGCTGCGGTTGCGGCCGTGATCACCGATGGTCTGCGAACCCCTGATTTGGCTCGAGGCGATCAATCCAAAAGCGTGTCGACCGACGAGATGGGCGCAGCTGTGGTTGCGAAATTGACGGTCTAA
- a CDS encoding class I SAM-dependent methyltransferase, with protein MNTAFVEDLLSGGCVGPRVIDLGCGPAGIPLILSERYRQSEEVEGQSERPFAEGRLEIMAVDFSVDMLELAQFEVELAGMQDLVFLQQIDLTDPESLQEDLAQTIISNTVLHHLPNPITAIQVAVRALMPGGRLFIRDLFRPENEAEIERLVELHAGSDASVDVPPEYAPAQLLRQSLWAGLTLQESRAMVASVGIPEEAVQMTSDRHWTLDWTMPV; from the coding sequence GTGAACACTGCTTTTGTCGAGGATCTTCTCTCAGGGGGGTGTGTTGGCCCGCGGGTCATCGATCTGGGGTGTGGCCCCGCCGGGATCCCCCTGATCTTGAGTGAACGGTATCGCCAGTCCGAGGAGGTGGAGGGTCAGTCCGAGCGACCTTTCGCGGAAGGCCGATTGGAGATCATGGCAGTTGACTTCAGCGTGGACATGCTGGAGTTGGCACAGTTTGAGGTTGAGTTGGCTGGCATGCAGGACTTGGTGTTCTTGCAACAGATTGATCTGACGGATCCCGAAAGCCTGCAAGAGGACCTGGCTCAAACCATCATCAGCAACACGGTGCTGCATCATTTGCCCAACCCGATCACCGCGATTCAGGTCGCGGTGCGAGCCTTGATGCCGGGCGGACGTCTGTTCATTCGGGATCTGTTTCGCCCCGAAAACGAAGCTGAGATTGAACGTTTGGTCGAGTTGCATGCGGGATCGGATGCGAGCGTCGACGTTCCACCGGAATACGCTCCAGCTCAATTGCTGCGGCAATCGTTGTGGGCGGGGCTGACTTTGCAGGAATCTCGGGCGATGGTGGCCAGCGTGGGGATACCAGAGGAAGCCGTGCAGATGACAAGCGACCGACACTGGACGTTGGACTGGACGATGCCGGTTTGA
- a CDS encoding glycosyltransferase family 4 protein, giving the protein MQSTTNSNFSPVTETVISPVASSASVDIAKEASFSAASLPSALSMTREVRVLHVVNGEHFSGAERVQSHLGRCLPDFHVTADFACVKPGRFAEMLEERQTGVAGENWGQCHRVPMRHRLDWTAVKRLARVMAEGEYELLHAHTPRTAMLASAVSKWSGRPWVYHVHSPAGRDCERAWANHINAWIERRSLANCSHLITVSNSLREDTLQQGFRADQVTVVHNGVPAIRPARQSKPTIGSHWTIGMIALMRSRKGLEVVLDALAILKHRGIEVTLRCIGPFETEAYRQQIDAQITELGIGHLIEWVGFTQDVPAELARLDAMVLPSLYGEGLPMVVLESMAAGTPVIATSVEGTPEAIRHGIEGVLAEPRSADSLAEQIEAMVSGQHDWQSMSDFAVTRHHQSFSDHTMANGIAKVYRRVLEPLSLPSNG; this is encoded by the coding sequence ATGCAATCGACCACCAACTCCAACTTCTCGCCCGTCACCGAGACCGTCATTTCGCCGGTTGCTTCGTCCGCCAGCGTTGATATCGCCAAGGAAGCGTCGTTTTCTGCGGCCAGTCTCCCGTCGGCTTTGAGCATGACTCGTGAAGTCCGCGTGCTGCATGTCGTCAACGGCGAGCACTTTTCGGGTGCCGAGCGCGTGCAGTCTCACCTGGGACGCTGCTTGCCGGATTTCCACGTCACCGCCGATTTCGCGTGTGTCAAACCCGGACGCTTCGCCGAGATGCTGGAAGAACGCCAAACCGGCGTCGCGGGTGAAAACTGGGGACAATGCCACCGTGTCCCCATGCGACACCGCTTGGACTGGACCGCGGTCAAACGACTCGCACGCGTGATGGCCGAAGGCGAGTACGAACTCCTGCACGCACACACACCTCGCACCGCGATGCTCGCCTCGGCGGTTTCGAAGTGGTCGGGCCGACCTTGGGTGTACCATGTCCACAGCCCCGCCGGCCGGGACTGCGAACGAGCCTGGGCAAACCACATCAACGCCTGGATTGAGCGTCGCTCACTCGCAAATTGCTCGCATTTGATCACCGTGTCCAACAGCCTTCGCGAAGACACGCTTCAACAAGGTTTCCGTGCAGACCAAGTCACCGTCGTTCACAACGGCGTGCCCGCCATCCGTCCCGCTCGGCAGAGCAAACCGACGATCGGTAGTCACTGGACCATCGGCATGATCGCTCTGATGCGATCCCGAAAAGGTTTGGAAGTCGTCCTGGATGCCCTGGCAATTCTGAAGCATCGCGGCATCGAAGTCACGCTGAGGTGCATCGGACCGTTTGAAACCGAAGCTTACCGACAACAAATCGACGCTCAGATCACCGAGCTCGGGATTGGTCATCTGATCGAATGGGTGGGATTCACCCAAGATGTTCCTGCCGAACTCGCTCGCCTGGATGCGATGGTCTTGCCCAGCCTGTACGGCGAAGGTTTGCCGATGGTCGTCCTGGAATCGATGGCCGCCGGAACCCCGGTCATCGCCACCTCGGTCGAAGGGACACCCGAAGCCATCCGGCATGGCATCGAAGGCGTTCTCGCCGAACCTCGCAGCGCAGACTCCTTGGCCGAACAAATCGAAGCGATGGTTTCCGGTCAACACGATTGGCAATCCATGTCGGATTTCGCCGTGACGCGCCATCACCAAAGTTTCAGCGATCACACGATGGCCAACGGCATCGCCAAAGTCTATCGTCGCGTTCTGGAGCCATTGAGCCTCCCCAGCAACGGTTGA
- a CDS encoding GumC family protein, with amino-acid sequence MSRSQPESTPSNSASRLNKRSSQFSAGSWSPSAPTESWAMVTPSEVLQSFRRRLPSIIVTTLLVTLAVVAVLIVWPNQYRSEGLMYVRLGRGALAVDPTTKTTQSVSMQESRTAEVVSIGEMIGSREIAERAVKRIGVEKINQPRTWIDRGLNDVEAFLKSDHQLTSWLPKSEGKTVGELTPEEYQAQLERENAIKKVSQAINVQIAKNGYTVAVAGKGDDPLLVQSVVQAVMDEYGRYHVEAHSVDGSESFFEKRAKQSRETALTTRRALQETRNEMGWLSAASAEETLRERIIDLEMKLNTADSELAEAISQAEELRRQLDGTKEWVPVEVTLGIANVAGDQMRSQLYDVQIQDGEELSRVSPNHPRYKLLQEKMQQSAQLANAEREDREERREAINPVYQELETQFQTIRAKAVGLKSRRDAVNERLAATQLDLRRLNDDSTRLAELTWEAELAEDTYREHARSLEEARVNSELDELQMSDVSVIQDATLNLKKSGPMRGLLSVVGLLLGLSLGLLQAILRDSPVSSTGGSRSEFSRNKADKVRRRPNSNDAATADTDMDDVMHEQDTIEVSKPVTAGLPNGDTVAMNETTGTFNAPVPR; translated from the coding sequence GTGAGCCGATCTCAACCAGAATCCACCCCGTCCAATTCAGCAAGCCGCCTGAACAAACGTTCGTCTCAGTTCTCCGCAGGTTCCTGGTCGCCCTCCGCACCCACCGAATCATGGGCCATGGTGACTCCCAGTGAAGTCCTGCAGTCCTTCCGTCGCCGATTGCCGTCGATCATCGTCACCACGCTTTTGGTGACCCTGGCCGTCGTGGCTGTCCTGATTGTTTGGCCGAATCAGTATCGAAGCGAAGGCTTGATGTATGTTCGCCTCGGACGCGGTGCACTGGCCGTGGATCCGACCACCAAAACCACTCAATCGGTTTCGATGCAAGAAAGCCGCACGGCGGAAGTCGTCAGCATCGGCGAGATGATCGGCAGTCGGGAAATCGCGGAACGCGCGGTGAAACGAATTGGCGTTGAGAAAATCAACCAACCGCGCACCTGGATCGACCGCGGCCTGAACGACGTTGAAGCGTTCTTGAAATCGGACCATCAGCTGACCTCCTGGTTGCCAAAGTCCGAAGGCAAAACCGTCGGCGAACTGACCCCCGAAGAATACCAAGCTCAATTGGAGCGTGAAAACGCGATCAAGAAGGTCTCCCAAGCGATCAACGTCCAAATCGCGAAGAACGGCTACACCGTCGCGGTGGCCGGCAAAGGCGACGATCCCTTGCTGGTCCAATCCGTCGTCCAAGCCGTGATGGATGAATACGGCCGCTACCACGTCGAAGCTCACAGCGTGGACGGATCGGAGTCCTTCTTCGAGAAACGAGCCAAGCAAAGTCGCGAGACAGCCTTGACGACACGCCGAGCCTTGCAAGAAACACGCAATGAAATGGGCTGGCTCAGCGCCGCCTCCGCGGAAGAAACACTGCGTGAACGAATCATCGACCTGGAGATGAAGCTGAACACCGCGGACAGCGAACTCGCCGAAGCGATCAGCCAAGCCGAAGAACTGCGTCGCCAACTGGACGGGACCAAAGAATGGGTCCCCGTCGAAGTCACCCTGGGCATCGCCAACGTAGCGGGCGACCAAATGCGAAGCCAACTGTACGACGTGCAGATCCAGGACGGCGAGGAACTCTCCCGCGTCAGCCCCAACCACCCCCGCTACAAATTGCTGCAAGAAAAAATGCAGCAGAGCGCACAGCTCGCCAACGCGGAACGCGAAGATCGCGAAGAACGCCGCGAAGCAATCAACCCGGTCTACCAGGAACTCGAAACCCAGTTCCAAACCATTCGCGCCAAAGCCGTCGGACTGAAGAGCCGCCGTGATGCCGTGAACGAACGCCTGGCCGCCACTCAGCTGGACCTGCGACGCCTGAACGACGACTCCACCCGCTTGGCCGAACTGACCTGGGAAGCGGAATTGGCAGAGGACACCTATCGCGAACACGCACGGTCACTGGAAGAAGCCCGTGTCAATTCAGAACTGGACGAATTGCAGATGTCCGATGTCAGCGTGATTCAAGACGCGACATTGAACCTCAAGAAGTCCGGTCCGATGCGTGGCTTGTTGTCCGTTGTCGGCCTTCTGCTCGGCCTGAGCCTTGGATTGCTCCAAGCGATCCTGCGAGATTCGCCCGTCTCTTCGACCGGCGGTTCTCGCTCTGAGTTTTCGCGTAACAAGGCGGACAAAGTTCGGCGCCGCCCCAACTCCAACGACGCAGCCACGGCTGACACGGACATGGACGATGTGATGCACGAACAGGACACCATTGAAGTCAGTAAGCCGGTGACTGCCGGCCTGCCCAATGGCGACACCGTTGCCATGAACGAAACGACGGGAACGTTCAACGCTCCCGTGCCGCGCTGA
- a CDS encoding glycosyltransferase family 4 protein, with the protein MSAVLPAKPESDDSTHTCPPIGFFGDDSLERGFSADAKSLSQPLAADSVLDTKAVFLTHYIPLYQVRVLQEITKRIRDFQILLSTPIEPNRNFELDWSGLNVQVQKTVTLRRRWRHAKAGFDDPLFVHIPYDTLAQLKRLRPEVVISHELGARSLAAARYCRRSGARLVLATFMSEHTEQGRGRLRTWARRRLIRAADAITYNGPSCREVLLVLGAKEEQLFHLPYAADDRTIANDAERPPEPQVRRRLLCIGQLSQRKGVLPLVRQASDFCAANNESLEITFVGDGPCRGELETLAAGNCTHDNAAIDSRLTLHVLGNQPAAELPQRMHEHGAIIAPTLADEWLLVTNEGMHAGLPIIGSIYAQSVTTLVQNGRNGWQYDPLATAPSSSTLDLSGALTAYLNCDDATIAEMRKNAQQDIQGYTPERSAMGAIHAIQSAMHHLPPHSTGNAAR; encoded by the coding sequence ATGTCTGCCGTTTTGCCCGCGAAACCTGAATCCGACGACTCAACGCACACCTGCCCGCCGATCGGTTTCTTTGGAGACGATTCGCTGGAACGGGGATTTTCTGCTGACGCCAAATCACTCAGCCAACCGCTCGCGGCCGACTCGGTCTTGGACACCAAAGCCGTCTTTCTGACGCACTACATCCCGCTGTATCAAGTCCGGGTGCTGCAAGAGATCACCAAGCGAATTCGCGATTTTCAGATCCTGCTCAGCACGCCGATCGAGCCCAATCGCAATTTTGAATTGGACTGGTCAGGACTGAACGTCCAAGTCCAAAAGACCGTCACGCTGCGCAGGCGATGGCGACATGCCAAGGCAGGATTTGACGACCCGCTGTTCGTGCACATCCCCTATGACACCTTGGCTCAACTGAAACGCCTTCGCCCCGAGGTGGTCATCTCGCATGAACTGGGGGCTCGGTCATTGGCGGCGGCTCGCTATTGCCGACGCTCAGGAGCCCGTCTGGTCCTCGCGACATTCATGAGTGAACACACCGAACAAGGTCGCGGACGACTTCGCACCTGGGCGCGCCGGCGACTGATCCGGGCAGCCGATGCCATCACCTACAACGGCCCCTCCTGCCGCGAGGTGTTGCTGGTCTTGGGTGCCAAGGAAGAACAGTTGTTTCACCTGCCCTACGCGGCAGACGACCGAACCATCGCCAACGATGCCGAACGTCCACCGGAACCCCAGGTTCGCAGGCGTCTGCTCTGCATCGGGCAGCTCTCACAACGCAAAGGGGTCCTGCCCTTGGTTCGTCAAGCCAGCGATTTTTGCGCCGCCAACAATGAGTCCTTGGAAATCACCTTCGTGGGCGACGGCCCCTGTCGTGGCGAACTCGAAACCTTGGCAGCGGGGAATTGCACTCACGACAACGCTGCCATTGATTCCCGCCTGACCCTCCATGTGCTGGGCAACCAGCCCGCTGCCGAGCTTCCGCAACGGATGCATGAACACGGGGCCATCATCGCGCCGACCTTGGCTGACGAATGGTTGCTGGTCACCAACGAAGGGATGCACGCAGGGCTGCCGATCATCGGCAGCATCTACGCACAATCCGTCACCACACTGGTCCAAAACGGACGCAATGGCTGGCAGTACGATCCACTGGCCACCGCACCGTCATCATCGACGCTGGATCTTTCCGGCGCGCTGACTGCTTACCTCAACTGCGACGACGCGACCATCGCTGAAATGCGAAAGAACGCCCAGCAAGACATCCAGGGTTACACCCCGGAACGATCGGCGATGGGTGCCATCCACGCGATCCAATCAGCCATGCATCACCTCCCTCCGCATTCGACGGGGAATGCTGCACGATGA
- a CDS encoding phosphatidate cytidylyltransferase: protein MPDTTTYILIAVILAALAIATLVAFLLGRNDSIAVDAAVVKRFRAKLRVWWTMVAIFVIGSLIHRIGLVVLFSMVSFWALREFISMTPTRRGDHRTLFWIFFIFTPLQYILIGLGDDYYPFYSIMIPVYASLFIPARAAIAGDAKRFLERCAKIQAGLLVCVYSLSHAPALLDLQLVRTGGEPWTGSNVNLLMFFVLIAQLSLTLERVWSKLAGRHVIAPDINASRTWEGVLGAMMSTGVIAALLRWATPFFWWEALLMGVVVTAMASMGTLTMSAIKRDRGVTDTGTLVQGHAGILDQIDNICFAAPIFYHVTRFFFT from the coding sequence TTGCCAGATACAACCACCTACATCCTGATCGCGGTCATTCTCGCGGCGCTGGCCATCGCAACGTTGGTCGCGTTCCTGCTTGGCCGCAACGATTCGATCGCGGTGGATGCCGCGGTCGTCAAGCGATTTCGTGCCAAATTGCGAGTGTGGTGGACGATGGTGGCGATCTTTGTGATCGGTTCCTTGATCCATCGGATCGGGTTGGTGGTGTTGTTTTCGATGGTGTCCTTTTGGGCGCTGCGGGAGTTCATATCGATGACTCCGACTCGACGTGGCGACCACCGGACGCTGTTTTGGATCTTCTTCATCTTCACGCCGCTGCAGTACATCCTGATTGGTCTGGGCGATGATTATTATCCGTTTTACAGCATCATGATTCCGGTTTATGCCAGCCTGTTCATTCCGGCTCGGGCTGCAATCGCGGGCGATGCCAAGCGGTTTCTGGAACGTTGTGCGAAGATCCAGGCCGGGCTGCTCGTGTGTGTTTATTCGCTGTCCCACGCCCCGGCGCTTCTGGATCTTCAGTTGGTTCGGACGGGTGGCGAACCTTGGACGGGCAGCAACGTCAACTTGTTGATGTTCTTCGTCTTGATCGCTCAGTTGTCGCTGACCCTGGAAAGAGTGTGGAGCAAGCTGGCCGGGCGTCACGTGATCGCTCCCGATATCAACGCTTCGCGAACCTGGGAAGGCGTGTTGGGGGCGATGATGTCGACCGGTGTGATCGCCGCGCTGCTTCGGTGGGCCACGCCGTTTTTCTGGTGGGAAGCGTTGCTGATGGGCGTGGTCGTGACCGCGATGGCGAGCATGGGCACGCTGACCATGAGTGCGATCAAACGAGACCGTGGTGTGACTGACACGGGGACCTTGGTGCAGGGGCACGCTGGAATTCTGGACCAGATCGACAACATCTGTTTCGCCGCTCCCATCTTCTATCACGTCACACGATTCTTCTTCACTTGA
- a CDS encoding sugar transferase, protein MFSFLKKERRERLLRWKDEASLGRRRVLLLSSRQFDRELNRERLRATRRSIPFCLLTVELLTKAGSTRRNTNKQNRQLVDLLLRNLRVTDEKGILATFRYGVLLVDTPEMGGRAVLDRLSRLTSAAGLEVRLHLQVHDPNGFSEDNDLDGDASGDRRAGERRKDDPADKQENWVRLAESSPDPSASTAPQTLSHSGVQSSIDDLSLVGTPQQSNHAGLWLKRGIDLAGASVGLILAGPAILAAVAVIKWTDGGPAFFRQTREGQNGRPFTILKLRTMIVDAEKFQAELRAESHRDGPAFKISRDPRVTKVGHFLRATCLDELPQLINVLKGDMSLVGPRPLPWHESRACERWHRRRLDVRPGLTCTWQVNKGKAVTFDDWMRMDLRYIDQLGLFQDLRLIAQTVVVPVTGRGGE, encoded by the coding sequence TTGTTTTCATTTTTAAAGAAAGAACGGCGTGAGCGCCTGCTGCGTTGGAAGGACGAGGCTTCCCTCGGCCGCCGACGCGTGCTGCTGCTGTCGTCGCGACAGTTCGATCGCGAACTGAACCGCGAACGCTTGCGAGCGACCCGGCGGTCCATTCCTTTCTGTCTCTTGACAGTTGAACTGCTGACCAAAGCAGGCTCGACACGTCGCAACACGAACAAACAAAACCGCCAACTGGTGGACCTGCTGCTCCGCAATCTTCGCGTGACAGATGAAAAAGGAATTCTGGCAACCTTCCGATATGGCGTCCTCCTGGTCGACACACCCGAAATGGGCGGTCGCGCGGTCCTGGACCGACTGTCACGCTTGACCTCCGCGGCGGGCTTGGAAGTGCGATTGCACCTGCAAGTCCACGACCCGAATGGCTTCAGCGAAGACAACGATCTCGACGGTGACGCCTCCGGCGATCGGCGCGCCGGCGAACGCCGCAAAGACGATCCTGCCGACAAACAAGAGAACTGGGTGCGTCTGGCAGAATCCTCGCCGGATCCCTCCGCATCGACGGCCCCCCAAACGCTCTCGCACAGCGGCGTTCAATCGTCGATTGATGACCTCTCACTCGTCGGCACTCCCCAACAATCCAACCACGCTGGTTTGTGGCTCAAACGCGGCATCGATCTTGCCGGCGCAAGCGTTGGGTTGATCCTGGCAGGTCCCGCGATTCTGGCCGCCGTGGCTGTGATCAAGTGGACCGACGGCGGACCAGCCTTTTTTCGCCAAACCCGCGAAGGCCAAAACGGTCGCCCTTTCACCATCCTGAAACTTCGCACGATGATCGTCGATGCGGAGAAATTCCAAGCGGAATTGCGTGCCGAAAGCCATCGCGACGGGCCCGCTTTCAAGATTTCTCGTGACCCGCGCGTGACCAAAGTTGGCCATTTTTTACGGGCGACTTGTTTGGACGAACTCCCACAACTGATTAATGTATTGAAAGGTGACATGTCTCTGGTGGGTCCTCGACCACTCCCCTGGCATGAGAGCCGAGCCTGCGAACGTTGGCACCGTCGACGCCTCGACGTTCGCCCCGGGCTGACTTGCACGTGGCAGGTCAACAAGGGAAAAGCCGTGACGTTCGATGATTGGATGCGGATGGATCTTCGTTACATCGACCAATTGGGTTTGTTTCAAGATCTTCGACTCATCGCTCAAACTGTCGTTGTGCCCGTGACGGGGCGTGGCGGCGAATAG